A region from the Salvia splendens isolate huo1 chromosome 15, SspV2, whole genome shotgun sequence genome encodes:
- the LOC121768071 gene encoding uncharacterized protein LOC121768071, which produces MGKGKQKQKPTGLEVAAERKRRRLSFLSYMELGSGFTELGSGFSVLPSDHLLELVSRSHLEKLVLASQVRKTAPCPGLIMCECENYARERVLNYYFVDLMSLERFEVISSVNCAFSYNTRVRGCDGGVLLLSGQNLDEMVLCNPVTREAIEIPNPRPMSRINWSMVGFGVSSTGEGHVVLLVNRETMIYSLSTRRWAGVELGKVDCIKKSPMIVPFGGCLHWMKIDTLEVLSLDLSSLTVRTFKFPPFNVKCLAH; this is translated from the exons ATGGGTAAAGGAAAACAGAAACAGAAACCGACTGGTCTTGAAGTGGCTGCAGAAAGAAAGAGACGGCGTCTAAGTTTTCTCTCTTATATGGAGCTTGGTTCTGGTTTCACCGAGCTTGGTTCTGGTTTTTCCGTGCTCCCTAGTGATCACTTGTTGGAGTTGGTATCCAG GTCTCATTTAGAGAAGTTAGTGCTTGCTTCTCAAGTAAGAAAGACTGCCCCATGCCCCGGTCTTATAATGTGTGAGTGTGAGAATTATGCTCGTGAAAGGGTtcttaattattattttgtcGATCTGATGAGTCTTGAACGATTTGAAGTAATCAGCAGCGTTAACTGTGCCTTTAGTTACAATACTCGTGTCCGTGGCTGTGATGGGGGTGTTCTTCTTTTGTCTGGGCAGAATCTGGATGAAATGGTGCTTTGCAACCCTGTGACTAGAGAGGCTATAGAAATACCCAATCCTCGTCCTATGTCAAGAATTAACTGGTCCATGGTAGGGTTTGGAGTGAGTTCCACAGGGGAAGGCCATGTAGTTCTACTTGTGAATCGTGAAACCATGATTTATTCCCTTTCAACTCGGAGATGGGCTGGTGTAGAACTTGGAAAAGTTGATTGTATTAAGAAAAGTCCAATGATTGTGCCTTTTGGTGGGTGTTTGCATTGGATGAAAATTGATACTTTGGAAGTGCTTAGTCTTGATCTAAGTTCTCTTACTGTTCGGACTTTCAAGTTTCCTCCATTCAATGTGAAATGTTTAGCACATTAG
- the LOC121768717 gene encoding LOW QUALITY PROTEIN: probable tRNA (guanine(26)-N(2))-dimethyltransferase 1 (The sequence of the model RefSeq protein was modified relative to this genomic sequence to represent the inferred CDS: inserted 2 bases in 1 codon) — protein MANKCTRIQNYNHEFWRLLLRYVLLVLFPLGNNYTTGFALSASGLRALRYAREVEGIGKVVALDNDKASVESCRRNIKLNGSVAISKVESHLVDARVYMXSHPKEFDVVDLDPYGSPSIFLDSAVQSVADGGILMCTATDMAVLCGSSGEVCYSKYGAYPVKGKYMHEMALRILLACIESHANRYKRYIVPVLSVKIDFYVRVFVRVFTSASAMKNTPLKLSYVYQCSGCDSFHLQPVGRNVSKNTSVRYLPGFGPAVAQECSDCGKKYHMGGPIWSAPIHDMEWVNSILADMKSIKERYPAFNKICAVLTTVSEELPDVPLYLSLHSLSATLKPSAVMFRSAVINAGYRISGTHACELGLKSNAPMDVVWDIMRCWS, from the exons ATGGCAAACAAATGCACAAGGATTCAAAACTATAATCACGAGTTTTGGAGGTTGTTATTGCGCTATGTGTTGCTTGTGTTGTTTCCTCTTGGGAATAACTATACTACTGGTTTC GCATTGTCAGCCTCTGGTCTTAGAGCTTTGAGATATGCTCGTGAAGTAGAGGGAATTGGGAAAGTTGTGGCCCTGGATAATGATAAAG CATCTGTTGAATCTTGCCGGAGAAATATTAAACTTAATGGTTCAGTTGCAATTTCAAAGGTGGAGTCCCATCTTGTTGATGCTAGAGTCTACAT CTCACACCCAAAAGAATTCGATGTG GTTGATCTCGACCCTTATGGTTCACCATCTATTTTCCTTGACTCTGCTGTTCAATCAGTTGCTGATGGAGGCATATTGATGTGTACAGCAACAGATATGGCAGTGCTTTGTGGGTCCAGTGGAGAGGTTTGCTATTCCAA ATATGGAGCCTACCCAGTGAAAGGAAAATATATGCATGAGATGGCTTTGCGGATCCTTCTTGCATGTATTGAG AGCCATGCAAACCGCTACAAGCGTTACATTGTCCCTGTGCTATCTGTTAAAATTGATTTCTATGTGCGAGTCTTTGTCCGTGTATTCAC CTCTGCAAGTGCAATGAAGAACACTCCTTTGAAGTTGTCCTATGTTTATCAATGCTCTGGCTGTGATTCTTTTCATCTTCAACCAGTTGGAAGGAATGTGTCCAAg AATACCAGTGTGAGATATCTTCCTGGATTCGGCCCTGCTGTTGCCCAAGAATGCAGTGATTGTGGGAAGAAATACCACATGGGTGGGCCCATATGGTCTGCTCCAATCCATGATATGGAATGGGTTAATTCAATTCTTGCAGACATGAAGTCTATAAAGGAACGGTATCCTGCTTTTAATAAGATCTGTGCTGTATTAACTACAGTTTCTGAG GAGTTACCAGATGTCCCCCTATATCTGAGTCTGCACAGTCTCTCTGCAACTTTGAAGCCCTCTGCAGTTATGTTTCGTTCTGCTGTAATTAATGCAGGATATCGCATATCAGGAACTCATGCATGTGAGCTAGGTTTGAAAAGCAATGCCCCTATGGATGTTGTATGGGATATCATGCGCTGCTGG AGTTGA
- the LOC121768070 gene encoding UDP-arabinopyranose mutase 1-like, producing MATAAPPLKDELDIVIPMIRNLDFLQMWRPFLQPYHLIIVQDGDPSKTIRVPDGFDYELYNRNDINRILGPRASCISFKDSACRCFGYMVSKKKYIFTIDDDCFVASDPSSKPINALDQHIKNLLCPSTPLFFNTLYDPYREGANFVRGYPFSLREGVPTAVSHGLWLNIPDYDAPTQLVKPRERNTRYVDAVMTIPKGTLFPMCGMNLGFDRDLIGPAMYFGLMGEGQPIGRYDDMWAGWCVKVICDHLGLGVKTGLPYIWHSKASNPFVNLRKEYNGIFWQEEIIPFFQSAILSKDSTTVQKCYIELAKQVKDKLGKIDPYFVKLSDAMETWIQAWDDLNPPAKLVPTAKLTK from the exons ATGGCCACCGCCGCGCCGCCGCTGAAAGACGAGCTCGATATCGTGATACCGATGATACGAAACCTCGACTTCCTGCAGATGTGGAGGCCCTTCCTCCAACCTTACCACCTCATCATAGTACAAGACGGCGACCCTTCCAAGACCATCAGAGTCCCCGACGGCTTCGACTACGAGCTCTACAACCGCAACGACATCAACCGCATCCTCGGCCCCCGCGCCTCCTGCATCTCCTTCAAGGACTCTGCCTGCCGCTGCTTCGGCTACATGGTCTCCAAGAAGAAGTACATCTTCACCATCGACGATGACTGCTTC GTTGCAAGCGACCCTTCTAGCAAGCCGATCAATGCCCTAGACCAACACATCAAGAATCTATTGTGTCCATCAACCCCACTCTTCTTCAACACGTTGTACGACCCGTACAGAGAGGGAGCCAACTTCGTCAGGGGCTACCCCTTCAGCCTCAGAGAGGGTGTCCCCACAGCCGTCTCCCATGGCCTCTGGCTCAACATCCCCGACTACGACGCCCCCACGCAGCTCGTCAAGCCTCGAGAGCGAAACACCAG GTATGTAGATGCAGTGATGACGATACCAAAGGGCACCCTCTTCCCAATGTGTGGGATGAACCTGGGTTTCGACCGAGACCTCATCGGCCCAGCCATGTACTTTGGCCTCATGGGAgagggccagcccatcgggcgCTACGACGACATGTGGGCCGGCTGGTGTGTCAAGGTCATTTGCGATCATTTGGGGTTGGGAGTAAAGACGGGGCTGCCCTACATTTGGCACAGCAAAGCAAGCAACCCCTTTGTGAACCTGAGAAAAGAGTACAATGGGATATTCTGGCAAGAAGAGATTATCCCTTTCTTCCAATCAGCCATACTTTCAAAGGACTCCACAACTGTGCAGAAGTGCTACATTGAGCTTGCCAAACAGGTCAAGGACAAGCTCGGAAAAATCGACCCCTATTTTGTCAAGCTGTCCGACGCAATGGAGACGTGGATTCAGGCCTGGGATGACCTCAACCCCCCTGCCAAGCTGGTTCCAACCGCTAAACTTACTAAGTGA
- the LOC121767430 gene encoding cytochrome P450 85A1-like — MASFVVILGGFWGLCILSVALLKWNEVRYRKKGLPPGTMGWPLFGETTEFLKQGPAFMKNQRSRFGSIFKSHILGCPTIVSMDPELNRYILVNEAKGLVPGYPQSMLDILGKCNIAAVHGSAHKYMRGALLSLISPTMIKDQLLPKIDDFMRSHLSDWDNKIVDIQEKTKEMAFLSSFRQIASTEASSISEAFMPEFFKLVLGTLSLPINLRGTNYHRGFQARQNITCWLRKLVEERRASGEKQRDMLGLLVGEENKYKLSDEEMIDLIITILYSGYETVSTTSMMAVKYLHDHPKVLEELRKEHMAIRERKNPEDPIDYEDYRSMRFTRAVIYETSRLATIVNGVLRKTTTDMEINGYLIPKGWRIYVYTREVNYDQCLYPDPYTFNPWRWLGKGLENQHHFLIFGGGTRRCPGKELGLAEISTFLHYFVTRYRWEEVEGNKLMKFPRVEAPNGLKIRVSTP; from the exons ATGGCCAGCTTTGTTGTGATTCTAGGGGGGTTCTGGGGTCTCTGCATCTTGAGTGTTGCTCTCCTGAAATGGAATGAGGTAAGGTACAGGAAGAAAGGATTGCCACCAGGTACAATGGGGTGGCCACTGTTCGGAGAGACCACTGAGTTTCTAAAACAAGGCCCAGCCTTCATGAAAAACCAAAGATCAAG ATTTGGGAGTATTTTCAAATCACACATACTAGGCTGTCCTACCATAGTATCGATGGATCCGGAGTTAAACAGGTACATTCTAGTTAATGAAGCAAAGGGCCTTGTCCCCGGCTATCCTCAATCGATGTTGGACATACTCGGGAAATGCAACATTGCAGCCGTCCACGGCTCTGCTCACAAGTACATGAGAGGGGCCTTGCTTTCTCTTATCAGCCCCACGATGATTAAAGATCAACTCTTGCCCAAAATCGACGATTTCATGAGATCTCACCTAAGTGATTGGGATAACAAGATTGTTGATATCCAAGAGAAAACAAAAGAG ATGGCGTTTCTATCATCATTTAGACAAATTGCAAGCACTGAAGCAAGCTCAATATCAGAAGCATTCATGCCTGAATTCTTCAAACTGGTCCTGGGAACCCTTTCACTCCCTATCAACCTTCGTGGCACAAATTACCATCGTGGATTTCAG GCTAGACAGAACATTACATGCTGGTTAAGGAAACTAGTTGAAGAAAGAAGAGCTTCTGGTGAAAAACAAAGGGATATGCTTGGTCTTCTAGTAGGGGAAGAGAATAAATACAAGCTAAGTGATGAGGAAATGATCGACTTGATCATCACCATCTTGTATTCTGGATACGAGACAGTGTCGACTACTTCTATGATGGCTGTCAAGTATCTTCATGATCATCCAAAAGTGCTAGAAGAATTAAGG AAAGAACATATGGCAATAAGGGAAAGAAAAAATCCTGAGGATCCTATTGATTATGAAGACTACAGATCTATGCGCTTCACACGTGCG GTCATATACGAGACATCCAGACTGGCTACAATAGTAAATGGTGTACTGAGAAAGACAACTACAGATATGGAAATTAATG GTTATCTAATTCCCAAAGGATGGAGGATATATGTGTACACGAGGGAGGTCAACTACGACCAGTGCCTTTATCCCGATCCATATACTTTCAATCCATGGAGATGGCTG GGAAAAGGCCTAGAAAATCAGCACCATTTCTTGATTTTCGGAGGAGGAACAAGACGGTGCCCTGGAAAGGAACTCGGTCTGGCGGAAATTTCTACATTCCTTCATTATTTTGTGACGAGATACAGATGGGAAGAAGTAGAGGGAAACAAGCTAATGAAATTTCCTAGAGTCGAAGCACCCAACGGGCTCAAGATTAGGGTTTCTACTCCGTAA